A part of Saccharomonospora amisosensis genomic DNA contains:
- a CDS encoding FAD-dependent oxidoreductase, with product MAERTACVVIGGGPAGMMLGLLLARAGIEVTVLEKHADFLRDFRGDTVHPSTMRLLDELGLGEAFAKLPQSRMEQIAFPIDEREYVVVGDLRRLKVPHPYIAITPQWDLLNLLAEAGNREPTFRLRMRTEATDLIREGGRVRGVRYRTDDGTTGEVRAELTVACDGRWSIARELPELRYKELPVPIDAWWFRLSRKPEEDHSSLRPTLRDGRFAIVIPRTDFYQIAYIGKKGIDPMLRARGIESFRHEAGRLLVDLADRLDELASMDDVKHLDIRLNRLSRWHLDGLLCIGDAAHAMSPIGGVGINLAVQDAVAAATLLAGPLRRGRVSGRTLAKVRRRRQLPTVIVQALQHLLHRTVAAPLVEGNRAGPPKPVTTALRRMPWLSFVPAYLVGVGPRPEHAPAFARRPPG from the coding sequence ATGGCCGAACGGACGGCATGCGTCGTGATCGGGGGCGGGCCCGCCGGAATGATGCTGGGCCTGCTGCTGGCACGAGCCGGGATCGAAGTGACCGTGCTGGAGAAGCACGCCGACTTCCTTCGGGATTTCCGAGGCGACACGGTGCACCCTTCGACGATGCGGTTGCTGGACGAACTCGGCCTCGGTGAAGCCTTCGCCAAGTTGCCGCAGAGCCGGATGGAACAGATCGCCTTCCCCATCGACGAACGGGAGTACGTCGTCGTCGGTGATCTGCGACGGCTGAAGGTGCCCCATCCATACATCGCCATCACACCGCAGTGGGATCTGCTCAACCTCCTCGCCGAGGCGGGCAACCGGGAGCCCACCTTCCGGTTGCGGATGCGCACGGAGGCGACCGACCTGATCCGTGAGGGTGGCCGGGTGCGGGGGGTGCGCTACCGCACCGACGACGGCACGACCGGTGAGGTCAGAGCCGAGCTGACCGTGGCCTGCGACGGGCGATGGTCCATCGCGCGGGAGCTACCAGAACTGCGCTACAAGGAACTGCCCGTGCCCATCGACGCGTGGTGGTTCCGGCTCAGCAGGAAGCCCGAAGAGGACCACTCCTCGCTACGGCCGACCCTGCGCGACGGTCGGTTCGCGATCGTCATCCCGAGGACGGACTTCTATCAGATCGCCTACATCGGCAAGAAGGGCATCGACCCGATGCTGCGCGCCCGCGGCATCGAGAGTTTCCGGCACGAGGCAGGCAGGCTGCTCGTCGACCTTGCCGACCGCCTCGATGAGCTGGCGTCGATGGACGACGTCAAACACCTGGACATCCGGCTCAACCGGCTGAGCCGCTGGCACCTCGACGGCCTGCTGTGCATCGGTGACGCCGCACACGCGATGTCGCCCATCGGCGGCGTCGGCATCAACCTCGCCGTGCAGGACGCCGTGGCAGCGGCCACGCTGCTCGCCGGTCCGCTACGGCGGGGCCGCGTCAGCGGCCGGACACTAGCGAAGGTCCGGCGAAGGCGGCAATTGCCGACCGTCATCGTGCAGGCGCTTCAGCACCTCCTGCACCGCACGGTCGCCGCGCCGCTCGTCGAAGGCAACCGGGCTGGCCCGCCGAAACCGGTCACCACGGCGCTGCGACGGATGCCGTGGTTGTCGTTCGTGCCCGCCTACCTCGTCGGGGTTGGCCCCCGGCCGGAACACGCTCCCGCGTTCGCGCGGCGGCCGCCCGGCTGA
- a CDS encoding fumarylacetoacetate hydrolase family protein: MRLARIAHPDGVAFASIEGDGDEAQVLEIADHPFGKPNFTGRRWPLADVRLLAPILPTKVIAVGRNYAAHAQEFGNEVPGEPMIFLKPSTSVIGPNAAIKLPAVSTRVDFEGELAVVIGQPVKNVPAARAGAAVLGYTIANDVSARDLQESDGQWGRAKGFDTFCPVGPWIETAVDPADLAIRSEVDGEVKQDARTSALVHKVPELVEFVSAVMTLLPGDLILTGTPEGVGPITAGQQVSITVEGIGTLTNPVQAA; encoded by the coding sequence GTGCGACTGGCTCGAATTGCTCACCCCGATGGTGTCGCGTTCGCCTCGATCGAGGGGGACGGTGACGAAGCGCAGGTTCTCGAGATCGCCGATCATCCGTTCGGAAAGCCGAACTTCACGGGACGGCGGTGGCCGCTCGCGGACGTGCGGCTGCTCGCGCCCATCCTGCCCACGAAGGTGATCGCGGTCGGCCGCAACTACGCCGCCCACGCGCAGGAGTTCGGCAACGAGGTTCCCGGCGAACCGATGATCTTCCTCAAGCCGTCCACCAGCGTGATCGGCCCCAACGCGGCGATCAAGTTGCCCGCGGTGTCGACGAGGGTCGACTTCGAGGGCGAACTGGCCGTGGTGATCGGGCAGCCGGTGAAGAACGTGCCCGCCGCTCGCGCGGGGGCCGCCGTCCTCGGCTACACGATCGCCAACGACGTCAGCGCACGGGATCTGCAAGAGTCCGACGGGCAGTGGGGAAGGGCCAAGGGCTTCGACACCTTCTGCCCTGTCGGTCCCTGGATCGAGACCGCTGTCGATCCCGCCGACCTCGCCATCCGTTCCGAGGTGGACGGCGAGGTCAAGCAGGACGCGCGGACCTCGGCACTGGTGCACAAGGTGCCCGAACTCGTGGAATTCGTCTCGGCGGTGATGACGCTGTTGCCAGGCGACCTCATCCTGACCGGCACCCCGGAGGGCGTCGGACCGATCACGGCCGGCCAGCAGGTGTCGATCACGGTCGAGGGGATCGGCACACTAACCAACCCGGTACAGGCAGCCTGA
- the cimA gene encoding citramalate synthase — protein sequence MTRTEPAGTPLGDQFHLYDTTLRDGAQREGISYSVADKLAVARLLDELGVGYIEGGWPGAMPKDTEFFARAAAGELALRHAVLVAFGSTRRAGVRAEEDSQVRALLDSRAPVVTLVAKSDVRHIERALRVDVAEACAMVEDTVSFLVGEGRRVFLDAEHFFDGYAYDPETALRVLDAAGRGGADVVVLCDTNGGQLPLGIAETVREVAQRTGLRLGIHCQDDTACAVGNSIAAVQAGATHVQCTANGYGERAGNADLFAVTGNLVAKLGMEVLPEGGAAELTRVSHALAEIANIAPDTHQAYVGSSAFAHKAGLHASAIKVDPLLYNHIDPALVGNDMRVLVTEMAGKASLELKGRELGLDLAAQPEALSSAVKKVKSMEAQGWSFEAADASLELLLLAETGKAPAEPPFTLESYRVVLDHRVGGEVGSEATVKVHVGGQRVIATAEGNGPVHALDAALRKALSPHLSWLDSVELSDYKVRILAGHPGTDAVTRVLVESSDGEREWTTVGVHANIVEASWLALCDALVHKSLRK from the coding sequence GTGACCCGCACGGAACCTGCCGGCACACCGCTCGGCGACCAATTCCACCTCTACGACACGACGCTGCGTGACGGGGCTCAGCGGGAGGGTATTTCCTACTCCGTCGCCGACAAGTTGGCGGTCGCGCGCCTGCTCGACGAGCTCGGTGTCGGCTACATCGAGGGTGGCTGGCCGGGTGCGATGCCCAAGGACACCGAGTTCTTCGCCAGGGCCGCCGCGGGCGAACTGGCGCTGCGGCACGCGGTGCTGGTCGCGTTCGGCTCCACGCGCAGGGCAGGCGTTCGGGCCGAGGAGGACTCACAGGTGCGCGCGCTGCTCGACTCGCGGGCACCGGTCGTGACGCTGGTCGCCAAGTCGGATGTCCGGCACATCGAGCGGGCGCTGCGCGTGGACGTCGCAGAGGCGTGTGCCATGGTCGAGGACACGGTGTCCTTCCTCGTCGGTGAGGGCAGGCGGGTCTTCCTTGACGCGGAGCACTTCTTCGACGGCTACGCATACGACCCCGAGACGGCACTGCGAGTGCTTGACGCCGCGGGCCGCGGCGGAGCCGACGTGGTGGTGCTCTGCGACACCAACGGCGGCCAACTGCCGCTGGGCATCGCCGAGACCGTGAGGGAGGTCGCGCAGCGCACCGGCCTGCGACTCGGTATCCACTGCCAGGACGACACCGCCTGCGCGGTCGGTAACAGCATCGCGGCGGTGCAGGCGGGTGCGACCCACGTGCAGTGCACCGCGAACGGATACGGGGAACGGGCAGGCAACGCCGACCTGTTCGCCGTTACGGGAAACCTGGTTGCCAAGCTTGGCATGGAGGTGCTGCCCGAGGGCGGTGCCGCCGAGCTCACGCGCGTCTCCCATGCGCTTGCCGAGATCGCGAACATCGCGCCCGACACCCACCAGGCCTACGTCGGGTCGTCGGCCTTCGCCCACAAGGCGGGGCTGCACGCGAGCGCGATCAAAGTGGACCCGTTGTTGTACAACCACATCGATCCGGCTCTGGTCGGCAACGACATGAGGGTGCTGGTCACCGAGATGGCGGGCAAGGCCAGCCTCGAGCTCAAGGGACGCGAGCTCGGGCTGGACCTGGCCGCACAGCCGGAGGCGCTTTCCAGCGCGGTGAAGAAGGTCAAGAGCATGGAGGCGCAGGGCTGGTCGTTCGAGGCCGCCGACGCGTCGCTGGAGCTGTTGCTGCTGGCCGAGACGGGGAAGGCACCCGCGGAGCCGCCCTTCACGCTGGAGTCCTACCGGGTGGTACTCGACCACCGTGTGGGTGGCGAGGTCGGATCGGAGGCCACGGTCAAGGTGCACGTCGGTGGCCAGCGGGTGATCGCCACGGCGGAAGGAAACGGCCCGGTGCACGCTCTGGACGCCGCCCTGCGCAAGGCGCTCTCGCCGCACCTGTCCTGGTTGGACAGCGTGGAGCTGAGTGACTACAAGGTGCGCATCCTCGCAGGCCATCCGGGTACCGACGCGGTCACGCGGGTGTTGGTCGAGTCGTCCGACGGCGAGCGGGAATGGACGACCGTCGGTGTTCACGCCAACATCGTCGAGGCGAGCTGGCTCGCTCTGTGCGACGCCCTGGTGCACAAGAGCCTGCGGAAGTAG
- a CDS encoding 3-isopropylmalate dehydrogenase: MRLAVIPGDGIGPEVVTEALKVLGEVAPSAEITNYDLGASRWHATGELLPESVLGELREHDAILLGAVGDPTVPSGILERGLLLRLRFELDHHVNLRPGRLYPGVRSPLADPGEIDLLVVREGTEGPYAGNGGLLRKDTENEIATEVSVNTAFGIRRVVADAFDRAEQRPRKHLTLVHKTNVLEHAGSLWSRIVEEVSLEHPDVTVAYSHVDAATIHLVTDPGRFDVIVTDNLFGDIITDLVAAVTGGIGLAASGNLDITRTNPSMFEPVHGSAPDIAGQNLADPTAAVLSMSLLLDHLGMPEAARRVEASVAFDLATRDQASPGNTQAIGDRLAALVSSNTSQVG, translated from the coding sequence ATGCGGCTCGCTGTGATCCCCGGCGACGGGATCGGGCCCGAGGTGGTGACCGAAGCGCTGAAGGTGCTCGGAGAGGTCGCCCCGAGCGCTGAGATCACCAACTACGATCTCGGCGCCTCCCGCTGGCATGCCACAGGTGAACTGCTGCCTGAGTCCGTGCTCGGCGAACTCCGCGAGCACGACGCGATCCTGCTCGGTGCGGTCGGCGACCCCACCGTGCCCAGCGGCATCCTCGAGCGTGGACTGCTGCTGCGGCTGCGCTTCGAGTTGGACCACCACGTCAACCTCCGCCCAGGACGGCTGTACCCGGGTGTGCGCAGCCCGCTCGCCGACCCTGGTGAGATCGATCTGCTCGTCGTTCGTGAGGGCACAGAAGGCCCCTACGCGGGCAACGGCGGGCTGCTTCGCAAGGACACCGAGAACGAGATCGCCACCGAGGTCAGCGTGAACACCGCGTTCGGCATTCGCAGGGTTGTCGCCGACGCGTTCGACAGGGCCGAGCAGCGTCCGCGCAAGCACCTCACGCTGGTGCACAAGACCAACGTGCTCGAGCACGCCGGGTCGCTGTGGTCCAGGATCGTGGAGGAGGTCTCGCTGGAGCACCCCGACGTGACCGTCGCCTACTCCCACGTCGATGCCGCGACCATCCACCTCGTGACCGACCCTGGCCGCTTCGACGTGATCGTCACCGACAACCTGTTCGGCGACATCATCACCGACCTCGTGGCGGCGGTGACCGGTGGTATCGGGCTGGCCGCGAGCGGCAACCTCGACATCACCCGTACCAACCCAAGCATGTTCGAGCCGGTGCACGGAAGCGCGCCCGACATCGCGGGCCAGAACCTCGCCGATCCCACCGCGGCAGTGCTGTCGATGTCGCTGTTGCTCGACCATCTCGGGATGCCGGAGGCGGCACGCCGGGTCGAGGCCTCGGTGGCCTTCGACCTCGCCACCCGCGACCAGGCGTCGCCGGGGAACACCCAGGCGATCGGCGACCGGCTCGCGGCGCTGGTGTCGTCGAACACCAGCCAGGTCGGCTAG
- the serA gene encoding phosphoglycerate dehydrogenase: MTNSSKPVVLLAEKLAQSAVSVFRDEVEVRHVDGTDRPALLDAVREADALLVRSATKVDPEVLGAASKLKVVARAGVGLDNVDVPAATQRGVLVVNAPTSNIVSAAEHAVALLLAVARRVSAADQSLRGGEWKRSSFTGVELHGKTVGVVGFGKIGQLVAQRLEAFGTHLLAYDPYASPARAAQLGVELVSLDELLQRADAISIHLPKTPETKGLIDAAALAKVKPGAIIVNAARGGLIDEDALAEAVREGRVGGAGVDVFATEPTTSSPLFELPNVVVTPHLGASTVEAQDRAGTDVAHSVLLALRGDFVPDAVNVASGTVGEEVRPYLPLAQKLGTVLSAFSTKPPSSVSVVASGELSGEDVSVLQLAALRGVFSGVVEDQVTFVNAPRLADDLGVQVSVTTEPESTTYRSQVTVRAVHADGTTHSVSGAVSGKGEVPKLIEVNGRHFDIRAEGHMLLLEYPDRPGIMGRVGTLLGEAGINIEAAQISQTTDRSEAIMLLRVDRAVDEHLLKPIGATVDARMIRAITFD; this comes from the coding sequence GTGACGAATTCGAGCAAGCCAGTCGTTCTCCTCGCCGAGAAGCTTGCACAGTCGGCGGTGAGCGTGTTCAGGGACGAGGTGGAGGTCCGACACGTCGACGGAACGGACCGGCCCGCGTTGCTGGACGCGGTACGGGAGGCTGACGCGCTGCTCGTACGGTCCGCGACCAAGGTCGACCCGGAAGTTCTCGGTGCGGCGTCGAAACTCAAAGTTGTGGCCAGGGCAGGTGTGGGGCTGGACAACGTAGACGTTCCCGCCGCCACACAGCGCGGTGTGCTCGTGGTGAACGCGCCAACGTCCAACATCGTCTCCGCCGCCGAGCACGCCGTCGCGTTGCTGCTCGCCGTTGCAAGGCGGGTCTCGGCCGCCGACCAGAGCCTGCGTGGCGGTGAATGGAAGCGCAGTTCGTTCACGGGTGTGGAACTGCACGGCAAGACCGTCGGTGTCGTCGGGTTCGGCAAGATCGGCCAGCTGGTCGCACAGCGCCTCGAGGCGTTCGGCACCCACCTGCTCGCCTACGACCCGTACGCCTCGCCTGCTCGCGCGGCTCAGCTCGGCGTCGAGTTGGTTTCGTTGGACGAGTTGCTGCAGCGAGCCGACGCGATCTCGATCCACCTGCCGAAGACACCGGAAACGAAGGGACTCATCGACGCCGCAGCACTGGCGAAGGTGAAGCCGGGTGCCATCATCGTCAACGCGGCCCGTGGCGGGCTCATCGACGAGGACGCGCTGGCCGAGGCGGTGCGGGAAGGCCGGGTCGGCGGGGCTGGCGTCGATGTCTTCGCCACCGAACCCACCACGTCCAGCCCGCTGTTCGAACTGCCCAACGTCGTTGTGACCCCGCACCTGGGTGCCTCGACGGTGGAGGCGCAGGACCGCGCGGGCACCGATGTGGCGCACTCGGTTCTGTTGGCACTGCGTGGGGACTTCGTTCCCGACGCGGTCAACGTGGCCAGCGGCACCGTCGGCGAGGAGGTGCGGCCGTACCTGCCACTGGCGCAGAAACTGGGCACCGTGCTTTCGGCGTTCAGCACGAAGCCGCCGTCGTCGGTGTCGGTCGTCGCGAGCGGCGAGCTGTCCGGTGAGGACGTCAGCGTGCTGCAGTTGGCCGCGCTGCGCGGCGTGTTCTCCGGCGTGGTAGAGGACCAGGTCACCTTCGTCAACGCGCCCCGACTCGCCGATGACCTCGGGGTGCAGGTGAGCGTCACCACCGAGCCCGAGAGCACCACCTACCGCAGTCAGGTCACCGTTCGCGCGGTGCATGCCGACGGGACGACTCACTCGGTGTCGGGTGCGGTGTCCGGCAAGGGAGAGGTGCCGAAGCTGATCGAGGTCAACGGCAGGCACTTCGACATCCGCGCCGAGGGCCACATGCTGCTGCTGGAGTACCCCGACCGTCCCGGGATCATGGGCCGGGTCGGAACGCTGCTCGGTGAGGCCGGGATCAACATCGAGGCCGCCCAGATCAGCCAGACCACCGACCGCTCCGAGGCGATCATGCTGCTGCGCGTCGACCGCGCCGTGGACGAGCACCTGCTGAAGCCGATCGGTGCCACCGTCGATGCCCGCATGATCCGGGCGATCACCTTCGACTGA
- a CDS encoding DUF397 domain-containing protein — MDTGHLAARDKAAIRAELDLREATWQRLRPEGDTLEYAFVTHSDSLTYVALRQSSEPDGTTLVFTPSEWDAFLAGVRDGEFDRPR; from the coding sequence ATGGATACGGGACACTTGGCCGCCCGTGACAAGGCGGCCATCCGTGCGGAACTCGACCTCCGTGAGGCCACCTGGCAGCGGCTGCGTCCGGAGGGCGACACGCTCGAATACGCCTTCGTCACCCACAGCGACAGTCTCACCTACGTCGCTTTGCGGCAGTCGTCCGAACCGGACGGGACAACCCTCGTCTTCACTCCGTCCGAATGGGACGCCTTCCTCGCCGGTGTGCGCGACGGCGAGTTCGACAGACCACGTTGA
- the ilvC gene encoding ketol-acid reductoisomerase — protein MSVEIFYDDDADLSIIQGRKVAVIGYGSQGHAHALSLRDSGVDVRIGLPEGSKSRAKAEEEGLRVLTPAEAASEADLIMILAPDTKQRFIYSEDIEPNLSDGDALFFGHGFNIRYELIKPPANVDVAMVAPKGPGHLVRRQFVDGKGVPCLIAVEQNPSGNAQALALSYAAAIGGARAGVIKTTFTEETETDLFGEQSVLCGGASALVQTGFEVLTEAGYAPEIAYFEVLHELKLIVDLMYEGGIARMRYSVSDTAEYGDLTRGPRVITPEVKENMRAILREIQDGTFAREWVAEDEAGRPNFRKLQEAGERHPIEETGAKLRGLMSWVDRPITETA, from the coding sequence ATGTCAGTCGAAATCTTCTACGACGACGACGCCGATCTGAGCATCATCCAGGGTCGCAAGGTCGCCGTGATCGGGTACGGCAGCCAGGGCCACGCGCACGCCCTGAGCCTGCGCGACTCCGGTGTCGATGTTCGCATCGGTCTTCCAGAGGGGTCGAAGTCGCGGGCGAAGGCCGAGGAGGAGGGTCTGCGGGTACTGACACCCGCCGAGGCGGCGAGCGAGGCCGACCTGATCATGATCCTCGCTCCTGACACCAAGCAGCGGTTCATCTACTCCGAGGACATCGAGCCGAATCTGTCCGACGGCGACGCGCTGTTCTTCGGGCACGGCTTCAACATCCGCTACGAACTCATCAAGCCTCCGGCCAATGTGGATGTCGCGATGGTCGCGCCCAAGGGCCCTGGACACCTGGTTCGCAGGCAGTTCGTCGATGGCAAGGGTGTGCCGTGCCTGATCGCGGTCGAGCAGAACCCGAGCGGCAACGCGCAGGCGCTGGCGCTGTCCTACGCCGCGGCCATCGGCGGTGCCCGTGCGGGCGTCATCAAGACGACGTTCACCGAGGAGACCGAGACCGACCTGTTCGGCGAGCAGTCGGTGCTGTGCGGTGGTGCCTCGGCCCTCGTGCAGACCGGGTTCGAGGTGCTTACCGAGGCCGGCTACGCGCCGGAGATCGCCTACTTCGAGGTGCTGCACGAGCTGAAGCTCATCGTCGACCTCATGTACGAGGGCGGGATCGCGCGCATGCGGTACTCGGTGTCCGACACCGCCGAGTACGGTGACCTCACCCGTGGCCCGCGCGTGATCACCCCCGAGGTGAAGGAGAACATGCGGGCCATTCTGCGGGAGATCCAGGACGGCACGTTCGCGCGTGAGTGGGTCGCCGAGGACGAGGCGGGCAGGCCGAACTTCCGCAAGCTGCAGGAGGCCGGTGAGCGGCACCCGATCGAGGAGACCGGCGCCAAGCTGCGCGGGTTGATGTCCTGGGTGGATCGGCCGATCACCGAGACCGCCTGA
- the ilvN gene encoding acetolactate synthase small subunit: protein MTNHTLSVLVENVPGVLARVSGLFSRRGFNIESLAVGPTENPEVSRMTIVVAVEEQPLEQVTKQLNKLVNVIKIVELDPASSVQRELLLVKVRADATVRSQVLETVQLFRAKVVDVSPEALTIEATGTSDKIGALLRMLEPYGVRELVQSGMVAVGRGARSITAASVR from the coding sequence ATGACCAACCACACGCTGAGCGTTCTGGTGGAGAACGTCCCCGGCGTGCTCGCCAGGGTGTCGGGGCTGTTCTCCCGTCGCGGCTTCAACATCGAATCCCTCGCCGTGGGGCCGACGGAGAACCCCGAGGTCTCCCGGATGACGATCGTGGTCGCCGTCGAAGAGCAACCGCTCGAACAGGTGACCAAGCAGCTCAACAAGCTCGTCAACGTCATCAAGATCGTGGAGTTGGACCCTGCCAGCTCGGTGCAGCGGGAACTGCTGCTCGTGAAGGTCAGGGCCGACGCCACGGTGCGCAGCCAGGTCCTGGAGACGGTGCAGTTGTTCCGCGCCAAGGTCGTCGACGTCTCGCCGGAGGCGCTCACCATCGAGGCCACCGGCACCAGCGACAAGATCGGTGCGCTGCTGCGGATGCTGGAACCGTACGGCGTGCGCGAACTCGTTCAGTCGGGCATGGTCGCCGTCGGCCGGGGCGCGCGGTCGATCACGGCGGCATCGGTGCGCTGA
- a CDS encoding acetolactate synthase large subunit yields the protein MTSATSRSETNAGPTPHQASPSQLGARPKPAPPAGTPVRVTGAQSLVRSLEAVGVEVVFGIPGGTILPAYDPLLDSTKVRHVLVRHEQGAGHAATGYAQATGKVGVCMATSGPGATNLVTPLADAHMDSVPVVAITGQQTRSLIGTDAFQEADICGITMPITKHNFLVTDPADIPRVVAEAFHLASTGRPGPVLVDIPKDVLQEATSFSWPPELHLPGYRPTLRPHGKQVREAARLINNARRPVLYVGGGVLKAQASEQLRELAELTGIPVVTTLMARGAFPDSHSQHLGMPGMHGTVAAVAAMQRSDLLVALGARFDDRVTGQLSSFAPDATVVHADIDPAEISKNRKADVPIVGDCGEIITELIAAVKAERDSAPSVDLTPWWTQLNSWRDTFPAGYDWPSDGSLSPQYVIERIGALVGPDAVYAAGVGQHQMWAAQFISYERPRTWINSGGLGTMGFAVPAAMGAQLGCPDKQVWAIDGDGCFQMTNQELATCAIEGVPIKVAVINNGNLGMVRQWQNLFYAERYSNTDLGTHKHRIPDFTLLAEALGCAGLRCETKDEVDDVIRRAMEINDRPVVIDFVVGKDAQVWPMVAAGTGNDEIMAARGIRPLFEDDEVSQ from the coding sequence ATGACAAGCGCCACCTCGCGATCGGAAACGAATGCCGGGCCGACGCCACACCAGGCGTCGCCCAGCCAGCTAGGAGCACGGCCGAAGCCCGCCCCGCCCGCGGGAACACCGGTACGGGTTACCGGTGCGCAGTCGCTCGTGCGTTCGCTCGAAGCGGTCGGCGTCGAGGTGGTGTTCGGTATCCCGGGCGGCACCATCCTGCCTGCCTACGACCCGCTGCTCGACTCCACGAAGGTGCGGCACGTCCTGGTGCGGCACGAGCAGGGTGCGGGCCACGCCGCCACCGGATACGCGCAGGCGACCGGCAAGGTCGGTGTGTGCATGGCCACGTCGGGGCCGGGCGCCACCAACCTGGTGACCCCACTGGCCGACGCGCACATGGACTCGGTGCCGGTGGTGGCCATCACCGGCCAGCAGACCCGCTCGCTCATCGGCACCGACGCGTTCCAGGAAGCCGACATCTGCGGCATCACGATGCCGATCACCAAGCACAACTTCCTCGTCACCGACCCCGCCGACATCCCGAGGGTGGTCGCCGAGGCGTTCCACCTCGCCAGCACCGGCAGGCCGGGGCCGGTGCTCGTGGACATCCCCAAGGACGTGCTGCAGGAGGCGACATCCTTCTCATGGCCGCCTGAGTTGCACCTGCCCGGTTACCGACCGACGCTGCGTCCACACGGAAAGCAGGTTCGGGAGGCCGCGCGGCTCATCAACAACGCACGGCGGCCGGTGCTCTACGTCGGTGGTGGAGTGCTCAAGGCGCAGGCGTCGGAGCAGCTTCGGGAACTGGCCGAGCTGACCGGCATCCCGGTGGTCACCACGCTGATGGCGCGAGGTGCGTTCCCCGACTCCCATTCCCAGCACCTGGGGATGCCCGGGATGCACGGGACGGTGGCGGCGGTGGCCGCGATGCAGCGTTCGGACCTGCTCGTGGCACTGGGAGCGCGGTTCGACGACCGGGTCACCGGGCAGCTGTCCTCGTTCGCCCCGGATGCCACGGTCGTGCATGCCGACATCGACCCAGCGGAGATCTCGAAGAACCGCAAGGCCGACGTGCCGATCGTCGGCGACTGCGGCGAGATCATCACCGAGCTGATCGCCGCGGTGAAGGCCGAGCGGGACAGCGCGCCGTCGGTCGACCTCACGCCTTGGTGGACTCAGCTCAACTCCTGGCGCGACACGTTCCCCGCGGGTTACGACTGGCCCTCGGACGGCAGCCTGTCCCCGCAGTACGTGATCGAGCGGATCGGTGCTCTGGTGGGGCCCGACGCCGTCTACGCGGCCGGTGTCGGTCAGCACCAGATGTGGGCGGCGCAGTTCATCTCCTACGAGCGGCCGCGCACCTGGATCAACTCCGGTGGCCTCGGCACGATGGGCTTCGCGGTGCCTGCCGCGATGGGCGCCCAACTCGGCTGCCCTGACAAGCAGGTGTGGGCGATCGACGGGGACGGCTGCTTCCAGATGACCAACCAGGAACTGGCTACCTGCGCCATCGAGGGTGTGCCCATCAAGGTCGCCGTGATCAACAACGGCAACCTTGGCATGGTGCGCCAGTGGCAGAACCTGTTCTACGCCGAGCGCTACTCCAACACCGACCTCGGCACGCACAAGCACCGCATCCCCGACTTCACACTGCTGGCCGAGGCGCTTGGCTGCGCAGGCCTGCGCTGCGAGACCAAGGACGAGGTCGACGACGTCATCCGGCGCGCGATGGAGATCAACGACCGCCCTGTCGTGATCGACTTCGTCGTGGGCAAGGATGCTCAGGTGTGGCCGATGGTCGCGGCGGGGACCGGGAACGACGAGATCATGGCCGCACGGGGTATCCGGCCGCTGTTCGAGGACGACGAGGTGTCGCAATGA
- a CDS encoding PH domain-containing protein, with the protein MADDSTNQAAATPRESAQQAEPAAGGATADEGRRAIFRVPATAMLAVLLLFVGVFPAATALPALLPLLLIPIGLALWVARTRTTATRDGITVRTLFGKRELPWEALRGLSITPKSKIEAVLSDGSKIALPTVRTRHLPVLSLVSAGRLPDPSGLLDEPS; encoded by the coding sequence GTGGCAGATGACTCGACGAACCAGGCAGCGGCGACGCCGCGGGAGTCGGCGCAACAGGCCGAGCCCGCTGCCGGTGGCGCCACCGCCGACGAGGGCAGGCGGGCGATCTTCCGCGTGCCCGCCACCGCCATGCTCGCCGTGCTCCTGCTGTTCGTCGGCGTGTTCCCGGCCGCGACCGCGCTCCCCGCGCTCCTTCCGCTGCTGCTGATCCCGATCGGGCTTGCCTTGTGGGTCGCGCGAACCCGCACCACGGCCACCCGCGACGGCATCACCGTGCGAACACTGTTCGGCAAGCGGGAACTGCCGTGGGAGGCGCTGCGGGGGTTGTCGATCACACCCAAGTCGAAGATCGAGGCCGTGCTCTCCGACGGCAGCAAGATCGCGCTGCCGACGGTGCGGACCCGGCACCTGCCCGTGCTGTCGCTCGTAAGCGCGGGCAGGCTGCCCGACCCGTCCGGGTTACTCGACGAACCCTCCTGA